A region from the Manihot esculenta cultivar AM560-2 chromosome 13, M.esculenta_v8, whole genome shotgun sequence genome encodes:
- the LOC110629702 gene encoding probable serine/threonine-protein kinase WNK6: protein MESCEDGGAHSEPPDPDVLEVDPTGRYIRYKEVLGKGAFKTVYKAFDEVNGLEVAWNRIRIDEVLQSPGDLERLYSEVHLLKLLKHSNMVKFYNSWIDDKNKTVNIITELFSSGNLRLYRQKHRNVDLKAVKGWARQILMGLSYLHSHKPPIIHRDLKCDNIFINGNQGEVKIGDLGLATIMEQANAKSVIGTPEFMAPELYDEDYNELADIYSFGMCMLEMITFEYPYSECRNSAQIYKKVSSGIKPASLSKVKDPEVKTFIEKCLVPASQRLSAKELLMDPFLAINGLARNRPLPLPDIVIPRTSAFGDRCLMSEGPVNTRNRPPSMDLDYDPEMPMITLLNKAVDGHLHSPYVEVRRAKRGNIFTLRGEESDENSVSIILRINDKKGSRVRNIHFLFYLEGDTALAVSSEMVEQLELDDHNITFIAELIDMLLLKIIPNWKPCVRLEHLVPRNRENVLGSVSRTSSCLDTCSLGEIEGISSSMKLHEMLSHVDEFVNHSTTGADDRCSEISYVSAASSEWNDKMLFYNSNFSLDSALTDFDGHGLKGVMGEVFPRTTSPSVDDNSKLMDMNSSSHMEISPSYPTSMPFLPKNDDELLRRELEKIELQYQEAIKEISKRRHEAILETTRRSSHKNV, encoded by the exons ATGGAAAGTTGTGAGGATGGTGGAGCACATTCTGAACCTCCTGATCCTGATGTTCTTGAGGTGGATCCAACTGGTCGATATATAAGA TACAAAGAAGTGCTCGGAAAGGGTGCTTTCAAGACAGT CTATAAGGCATTCGATGAAGTTAATGGACTTGAAGTAGCATGGAACCGAATCCGGATTGATGAGGTGTTGCAATCACCTGGAGACTTAGAGAGGCTTTACTCTGAAGTACATCTCTTGAAATTGTTGAAGCATAGCAATATGGTTAAGTTTTATAATTCATGGATTGACGATAAAAACAAGACTGTTAATATCATAACCGAGTTGTTCTCCTCGGGTAACCTAAGACT GTATCGACAAAAACACAGGAATGTTGACCTAAAGGCTGTGAAGGGTTGGGCTAGACAGATTCTGATGGGTTTGAGCTATCTTCATAGTCACAAGCCTCCAATTATACATAGGGATCTCAAATGTGATAACATATTTATCAATGGTAACCAAGGGGAAGTAAAAATTGGAGATCTTGGTTTGGCAACTATCATGGAGCAGGCAAATGCCAAAAGTGTAATAG GAACCCCTGAGTTTATGGCACCTGAGCTATACGATGAGGACTATAATGAGTTAGCTGATATATATTCCTTTGGTATGTGCATGCTGGAGATGATTACTTTCGAATATCCATATAGTGAATGTAGGAACTCAGCGCAGATATATAAGAAGGTTTCATCT GGAATAAAGCCTGCTTCCCTTTCTAAGGTAAAAGATCCAGAAGTAAAAACTTTTATTGAAAAGTGCTTAGTCCCAGCATCTCAAAGGTTGTCTGCAAAGGAGCTTTTAATGGACCCTTTTCTTGCAATAAATGGATTAGCAAGGAACCGCCCTTTGCCACTTCCTGATATTGTTATTCCCAGGACATCAGCCTTTGGAGATCGTTGTTTGATGTCGGAAGGACCTGTCAATACACGAAATAGACCTCCCTCCATGGATTTGGATTATGATCCTGAGATGCCTATGATCACATTATTGAATAAAGCTGTTGATGGGCATTTGCATTCTCCATACGTGGAGGTTCGAAGGGCGAAAAGAGGCAATATTTTCACGTTAAGAGGTGAAGAAAGCGATGAAAACTCTGTATCAATAATACTTAGAATAAATGATAAAAAGG GTTCCCGGGTTAGGAACATTCATTTCCTTTTCTACCTTGAAGGTGATACAGCTCTCGCAGTTTCAAGTGAAATGGTTGAGCAGTTGGAGCTAGATGATCATAACATCACATTCATAGCAGAGCTAATTGATATGTTGTTGTTGAAGATAATACCTAATTGGAAACCATGTGTTCGCCTTGAGCATTTGGTTCCTCGAAATAGGGAGAATGTTCTAGGCTCTGTTTCAAGGACTTCAAGTTGTCTTGACACTTGTTCTCTGGGAGAAATAGAGGGAATTTCTAGTtctatgaaattgcatgagaTGCTATCTCATGTTGATGAGTTTGTTAACCACAGCACAACAGGAGCCGATGATCGGTGTTCTGAGATATCATACGTTTCTGCAGCTTCTAGTGAGTGGAATGATAAAATGTTATTTTACAATTCAAACTTCTCACTAGACTCTGCACTTACAGACTTTGACGGGCATGGATTAAAAGGTGTAATGGGGGAGGTGTTTCCCAGAACAACAAGTCCATCAGTTGATGATAATAGCAAATTGATGGACATGAACAGTAGCAGCCACATGGAGATCTCTCCTAGTTATCCGACAAGTATGCCATTTTTACCTAAGAATGATGATGAACTTTTGAGAAGGGAGCTGGAGAAGATAGAGTTGCAATATCAGGAGGCAATTAAAGAGATATCAAAGAGAAGACATGAAGCTATCCTAGAGACAACAAGGAGGTCATCACATAAAAATGTATAG